In a single window of the Canis lupus dingo isolate Sandy chromosome 18, ASM325472v2, whole genome shotgun sequence genome:
- the CSKMT gene encoding citrate synthase-lysine N-methyltransferase CSKMT, mitochondrial: MAALRRTLHVATLAAGARRALAGSLAGSCPADRRLRDKLHPDTRAGSVPTFDWFFGYEEAQGFLLPLLKESRAACPLRVLDVGCGTSSLCTGLYTRCPHPVDVLGVDLSPVAVAHMKSLLEGGQDRKPLCPGHPASQLRFVQADAQNLESVASSGSFQLVLDKGTWDAVARGGWPGAYQLLSECLRVLSPQGTLIQFSDEDPDVRVPCLEQGFPGCTVMVQELGPFGGITYFAYLVQGSH; this comes from the exons ATGGCAGCGCTGCGCCGAACCCTCCACGTGGCGACCCTGGCGGCTGGGGCGCGCCGCGCTTTGGCGG GCTCCCTGGCTGGCAGTTGCCCGGCCGACCGTCGCCTCCGGGATAAGCTCCATCCCGATACCCGAGCAGGCAGCGTCCCCACCTTCGATTGGTTTTTTGGGTATGAGGAAGCCCAGGGGTTCCTGCTGCCGCTGCTGAAGGAGTCCCGGGCTGCATGCCCATTGCGGGTGTTGGACGTGGGCTGTGGGACCTCCAGTCTGTGTACAGGCCTCTACACCAGGTGCCCACATCCCGTGGACGTCCTGGGGGTGGACCTCTCTCCTGTGGCTGTGGCCCACATGAAGAGTCTGCTGGAAGGTGGCCAAGATCGAAAGCCCCTGTGCCCTGGGCACCCTGCCTCTCAACTCCGCTTCGTCCAGGCTGATGCCCAGAACCTGGAGTCGGTGGCTTCCTCAGGCTCCTTCCAGCTAGTCCTGGATAAGGGCACCTGGGATGCTGTTGCCCGAGGGGGTTGGCCTGGGGCTTACCAGCTTCTGTCAGAGTGCCTCAGGGTCCTAAGCCCCCAGGGGACCCTGATTCAGTTCTCAGATGAGGACCCTGATGTGCGAGTGCCCTGCCTAGAACAAGGGTTCCCAGGCTGTACTGTGATGGTGCAGGAGCTAGGCCCTTTTGGGGGCATCACCTACTTTGCTTACTTGGTTCAAGGCTCTCATTAA